Genomic DNA from Novipirellula galeiformis:
GAACTCGAACCCTTTACGGGAATCGAACTACGAAATCGGGTCTGGTTATGCTCAGCCCTGTTTGCCTCGCTTTGGATCATCTATGCCTTTGTCCCCACCTATGTTTTCGAACTCGATCGCGCGGCCGAGATGGATTACATGACCTTCGGGATCATTCTCTGTGTGATGCTAGGGATCGGCACGTTTATCTCCATGATGACGTTCGAGGTCGAAGGGCTCGGGGGGCTGACTCATGCGGGATTGTACCTGCTAACGACCGTGTTGTTGGCCATTGTTAGCGGCGTCACGCTCGCCGGAGCGGAGACTCGCGACGACATTCGGCGATCCTCGGTTATGGCTATCGAAGTCAGTGTGTCCGAAGTCAACGCGGTCGATCCGACACGATGATTCCCGAAGTCATTCAATTGAACCAAGCATCGACATTGGTTCGCATTCCTCCGGCCGACGGTGTTCCGATCTCGCCCCGCGTGCGGCGAATCATCGATTCGGCGCCGCTGCGCCGACTCGCTTCGATTAGCCAACTCGGCATGGTCGCGTTGGTCTACCCCGGTGCCACCCATTCTCGATTTGAACATTCCCTTGGCGTCTATCTGAACTCGCTGCGGTTGCTCGCACGGTTCACCGGCGATGCGTCGCTTGATCCTCCACTGGACGCACGCAGCGCCGATGCGTTCGTCCTCGCGGCGCTGTTGCATGATGTTGGGCATTGGCCCTTTTGTCATCCGATCGAGGATATGAAGCTGAAGGGGTTTCGCGCTCATGAATCGCGAGTCTCGGACTGGATCGACCATTCCGAGCTTCGTCGTTGTATCGAAGAGGATTGGTCCTGCGAGGTGCAAGATGTCATCGATTTGCTCGAGCCTAAGAAGGGCGACTCCAATTCGAACGAACCCGGCGATGGCGAGATTAAAGCTGCGTCCTCGACCGGGACGACACAAGACTTCTTGCGCAGTTGTCTCAGTGGCCCGATCGACATCGACAAACTCGATTATCTGCAGCGTGACAGCCTGCATTCGGGAGTACCCTACGGTCGCAATTTTGACGTCGGGCGATTGATCGATTCGATGTGCGTCCATCCCAGCAAAGGGATCTTGGCGATTGGAGAAAAGGGGCGCACCGCGGCGGAGATGATGGTCTTTGCACGCTATGTGATGTTCAGCGAAGTGTATTGGCACCACGCGGTTCGAGCGGCGACCGCGATGCTGCAACGCGCCGTGTTCCTGTTGCGGGATCAACTCGATCTTGAATCTGCGATCAAGTTAGATGATGCCCAGTGGATTTCTCGACTGATGCAGATCAGCCATTCGCATGATGAAACCAAACCCTTGGTGAGTGGTTTGTTTGGTCCCCAGCGACGACTCTACAAGCGGGTGGCCGAATTTAATGCGGTCGATGCGATCGGGGGCGAGAGAGTCGAAGTCCATCGTCAAATCGCTCGCCGACCGTATTGGTGGTTGGTTGCGGCCAGCGAGA
This window encodes:
- a CDS encoding HD domain-containing protein; this translates as MIPEVIQLNQASTLVRIPPADGVPISPRVRRIIDSAPLRRLASISQLGMVALVYPGATHSRFEHSLGVYLNSLRLLARFTGDASLDPPLDARSADAFVLAALLHDVGHWPFCHPIEDMKLKGFRAHESRVSDWIDHSELRRCIEEDWSCEVQDVIDLLEPKKGDSNSNEPGDGEIKAASSTGTTQDFLRSCLSGPIDIDKLDYLQRDSLHSGVPYGRNFDVGRLIDSMCVHPSKGILAIGEKGRTAAEMMVFARYVMFSEVYWHHAVRAATAMLQRAVFLLRDQLDLESAIKLDDAQWISRLMQISHSHDETKPLVSGLFGPQRRLYKRVAEFNAVDAIGGERVEVHRQIARRPYWWLVAASERLADHLTEVVGEPIRPTDVLIDAPPVKLEVDINVDVVLRDRSLPPQAGDVKGGVPPTCVELANVSPVARALARQQFDDQVKRVRVFVHPQKRDIMTQAIPSSRDWSTILLEVIHRIDNEVV